The proteins below are encoded in one region of Kazachstania africana CBS 2517 chromosome 6, complete genome:
- the KAFR0F00420 gene encoding uncharacterized protein (similar to Saccharomyces cerevisiae YDL211C and YNL176C; ancestral locus Anc_2.79) — MNKKFLLTLFYYYCSPIAAAEPSRNIYYNPDDVSFENIVTSTIAESTLRSASTASILKNSVSYGPQDTFNNDAILSATYPSLVVENSSSANLSSHASTSAVEPISNNNFSVTATYSINNNASKMSLQNEAGTASSYLSSSTSQGLDHGLPKLNTTLVVSTGKLRGSSLLPHNHLTSSKFTSSVSFSYVMPTKSSLAKSSSSSTSSLLSSSTLLSYVSYTVSMANEKDYLIYTQVYIFTDETTSFTSGLPTTITLPKSSVESGEVPTTHIAATIITTPVSVYKAWEAKNNEQQTKATRRHNLVIGCCVGCICGSLLIIGVFCLAFYMKRSKKNEIMDQEESIIDPFQGEFDYDEGNKESSPSERKEHALSDENNTIDNWSSGDGFNSVTSSTRSSLSSYRDTDHDKINFDSLLREVI, encoded by the coding sequence ATGAACAAAAAGTTTCTGCTAACTTTATTCTATTACTACTGTTCTCCTATTGCTGCTGCTGAACCTAGTAGAAACATATATTATAATCCTGATGATGTTTCTTTCGAGAATATTGTCACTTCCACCATTGCGGAAAGCACACTGAGAAGCGCCAGTACTGCGtctattttgaaaaacagTGTGTCATATGGTCCTCAAGACACGTTTAACAATGATGCTATCTTATCTGCAACCTATCCATCGTTAGTGGTGGAAAACAGTTCTAGTGCTAACCTTTCGTCGCACGCCTCAACTTCTGCAGTAGAGCCAATTTCgaacaataatttttctgtCACCGCAacatattcaataaataataatgccTCGAAAATGAGTCTTCAAAACGAGGCTGGTACTGCTTCTTCATATTTGTCATCTTCAACCAGTCAGGGACTGGATCATGGCTTACCTAAATTGAATACAACACTGGTAGTAAGCACTGGAAAATTACGAGGATCTTCACTTCTTCCTCACAATCATCTGACTAGCAGTAAGTTTACATCGAGCGTTTCCTTTTCATATGTAATGCCTACAAAAAGTAGCTTAGCGAAATCCTCTTCAAGCTCAACGTCGTCTTTGCTTTCTAGTTCTACGCTACTTTCCTATGTCAGCTATACAGTATCGATGGCAAACGAGAAAGATTACTTGATATATACGCAGGTGTATATCTTCACGGACGAAACAACGTCGTTCACTTCTGGACTACCCACAACGATAACCTTACCAAAATCATCTGTTGAAAGTGGTGAAGTGCCTACAACACATATAGCTGCAACCATTATTACAACCCCCGTATCTGTTTACAAAGCATGGGAGgccaaaaataatgaacaaCAAACAAAAGCCACAAGAAGACACAACCTTGTTATTGGATGTTGTGTTGGTTGCATATGCGGTTCTTTGTTGATCATTGGGGTGTTTTGCTTAGCATTTTATATGAAAAGaagcaagaaaaatgaaataatggATCAGGAAGAGTCCATTATTGATCCATTTCAAGGTGAATTCGACTACGACGAGGGGAATAAAGAATCTTCGCCCAGCGAGCGTAAGGAACATGCGCTCAGTGATGAAAACAATACCATAGACAATTGGTCATCCGGTGATGGCTTCAACAGTGTAACATCGTCAACTAGGAGTTCACTGTCTTCCTACAGGGACACTGATCATGACAAAATTAACTTTGATAGTTTATTAAGAGaagttatataa
- the CRP1 gene encoding Crp1p (similar to Saccharomyces cerevisiae CRP1 (YHR146W) and MDG1 (YNL173C); ancestral locus Anc_2.81), protein MSDSIVNFTFKWPAGPSDVVITGDFDEWKGSLPLVKQADNSFELSVPTNFKNGEEKFLFKFIVDGEWTTSNEYPLETDAKGISNNYIGLNDVEAAKTDGSVNIPEAGGLAAKTQRRAGPPSTKNRKKNNKKKNKKKKAKKTKKTSNANGEEAEEDDEEDEEETGTTTTVTEPTSREATPAQDAVHVLPVEQQQSTSPFMAVAGGLGPVIVSNPNEVKEFSEIRHTDPKEFNEKKNAEIKAKKQELEKAQENEESAKVQKEEEAVPVTKEEKQTEEKEVVPKTTLDPKANQPVPSQEESKMEDPAVEPVTKEPATSATEGIKEETATEPAQQNIAKSEIDAPAQKVDDSPEPVAKRVEEPLEETEATITNLEEPVADTGDTTKPVETPLEPTKVTEPAKKAEETADKKTVKRTPTQKKTSKKASQSTEDESKKKKGFFSKLKKLFQ, encoded by the coding sequence ATGTCTGATAGTATAGTTAATTTCACTTTCAAGTGGCCTGCCGGTCCTTCCGATGTGGTTATCACGGGGGATTTCGACGAATGGAAAGGTTCATTACCACTTGTTAAACAAGCAGATAACAGTTTTGAACTTTCTGTTCCtacaaatttcaaaaacgGAGAAGAAAAGTTCTTATTCAAGTTCATAGTCGATGGAGAATGGACCACCAGTAACGAATATCCTTTAGAGACCGATGCTAAAGGTATTTCCAACAATTACATTGGTCTAAATGACGTAGAAGCTGCCAAGACTGACGGCAGTGTCAATATTCCAGAAGCTGGTGGTTTAGCTGCCAAGACTCAAAGACGTGCAGGTCCTCCATCAACAAAGaacagaaagaaaaataataaaaagaagaataagaagaagaaggcaAAGAAAACTAAGAAAACTAGTAACGCTAATGGCGAAGAAGcggaagaagatgatgaagaagatgaagaggaaaCTGGCACGACCACAACAGTCACCGAACCTACTTCTAGAGAAGCTACTCCTGCTCAAGATGCCGTTCATGTCTTGCCGGTTGAACAACAACAATCAACTTCACCATTTATGGCCGTGGCAGGCGGCCTTGGTCCTGTAATAGTTTCTAATCCAAATGAAGTTAAGGAATTCTCTGAGATTAGACATACAGATCCAAAggaatttaatgaaaagaagaacgCTGAAATTAAAGCAAAGAAGcaagaattagaaaaagcTCAAGAGAACGAAGAGTCAGCGAAAGTCcaaaaggaagaagaggctGTTCCAGTAACCaaggaagaaaaacaaaccgaagaaaaggaagttGTACCAAAAACTACATTAGATCCAAAGGCTAATCAGCCAGTACCATCACAAGAAGAGTCCAAAATGGAGGATCCTGCTGTTGAACCTGTTACTAAAGAGCCAGCTACCTCTGCCACCGAAGGTATCAAGGAAGAAACCGCTACTGAACCAGCTCAACAAAATATTGCAAAGTCTGAAATTGATGCCCCAGCCCAAAAAGTAGATGATTCTCCCGAACCTGTTGCCAAAAGGGTCGAAGAGCCATTGGAAGAGACTGAAGCTACAATTACAAATCTTGAAGAACCAGTGGCTGACACTGGAGACACTACAAAGCCTGTTGAGACACCTCTTGAACCAACGAAGGTTACAGAACCGGCAAAGAAGGCTGAAGAAACTGCCGATAAGAAAACTGTTAAGAGAACTCCAACACAAAAGAAGACAAGTAAGAAAGCTTCCCAATCTACTGAGGATGAAagtaagaagaaaaagggATTCTTCAGTAAGTTAAAGAAacttttccaataa
- the DCD1 gene encoding deoxycytidine monophosphate deaminase (similar to Saccharomyces cerevisiae DCD1 (YHR144C); ancestral locus Anc_2.84) translates to MLIAVSGTKCSGVEILINLLSENYNFEEVDHNDNPVNILNYITKYYEKDMVIYLDSLDLFYTLEKRPFFVHISIDSSVSLRLKRLSLEHPDRNPIDLIKTLDTHDFNSKAIELREKSNFKYKILEDTNAGDLNEMIRSKLSMIINSQLDILRNKKKDNPEEINAPLRPDWDTYFMKLATLAASRSNCMKRRVGCVIVRDNRVIATGYNGTPRHLTNCFNGGCSRCNDGESRNLHTCLCLHAEENALLEAGRDRVGSNAILYCDTCPCLTCSVKIVQTGITEVVYSQSYSMDEGSFKVLRDANVVVRQFSFIQEPRIVIV, encoded by the coding sequence ATGTTGATTGCTGTTAGTGGAACTAAGTGTAGTGGGGTCGAAATCTTGATCAATTTGCTCTCTGAGAACTACAATTTCGAAGAAGTTGACCACAATGATAATCCtgtaaatatattgaattatattACCAAATATTACGAAAAAGATATGGTCATCTATTTAGATTCATTGGACCTCTTCTATACGTTGGAGAAAAGACCCTTTTTTGTACATATATCTATCGATTCCTCCGTTTCATTACGTCTTAAGAGGCTCTCATTAGAACATCCTGATAGGAACCCGATCGATCTTATTAAAACTTTAGACACCcatgatttcaattctaaAGCTATAGAGTTGCGTGAGAAATcgaatttcaaatataagaTATTAGAAGACACCAATGCTGGCGATCTTAATGAGATGATACGTTCTAAGTtatcaatgataataaattcaCAGTTGGACATTCTaagaaataagaaaaaagataatccagaagaaattaacGCCCCATTGAGGCCAGATTGGGATACCTACTTCATGAAACTTGCCACGTTGGCGGCCTCTCGTTCCAACTGCATGAAACGTAGAGTTGGTTGTGTTATTGTCAGAGATAATAGGGTCATTGCTACTGGTTATAACGGAACCCCACGTCATCTAACAAACTGCTTCAATGGTGGTTGTTCACGTTGTAACGATGGagaatcaagaaatttacaCACTTGTTTGTGTCTCCATGCTGAAGAGAATGCTCTGTTAGAAGCAGGAAGAGATAGAGTTGGTTCTAATGCAATCCTGTACTGCGACACTTGCCCATGTTTAACTTGTTCCGTTAAGATCGTGCAGACGGGTATCACCGAAGTTGTTTACAGTCAATCTTATAGTATGGATGAAGGTAGCTTCAAAGTCTTAAGGGACGCCAATGTTGTAGTAAGACAATTTAGTTTCATTCAAGAACCGAGAATTGTCATTGTctaa
- the RPC10 gene encoding DNA-directed RNA polymerase core subunit RPC10 (similar to Saccharomyces cerevisiae RPC10 (YHR143W-A); ancestral locus Anc_2.87): MSREGFQIPTNLDVAAAGTSQARTATLKYICAECSSKLSLSRTDPVRCKDCGHRILLKARTKRMVQFEAR; encoded by the coding sequence ATGTCTCGTGAAGGTTTCCAAATCCCAACAAATCTAGATGTTGCAGCTGCTGGTACATCTCAAGCTAGAACAGctactttgaaatatatctGCGCTGAGTGTTCAAgtaaattatcattatcgAGAACCGATCCTGTTCGTTGTAAAGATTGTGGTCACAGAATATTGTTAAAGGCTAGAACAAAGAGAATGGTTCAGTTTGAAGCCAGATAA
- the DSE2 gene encoding Dse2p (similar to Saccharomyces cerevisiae DSE2 (YHR143W); ancestral locus Anc_2.90): MSNLIKFISTIFLLFFLTDASDVRMFTSDGVVYSYKVVTSTIKPATVIVLTSSYTTTIVRKTTLANSQVATTTEEITTETTITSSSTRSTATPTTATSISSSPESSSVASYKSSPSVLTPTTTAKTSIIASSTSIKAATTSSTSINADTTSSTSTNAVTSSSTSTNAVTSSSTSTNAVTSSSTVTNAATSSTAPSQTASTAILTTSVDSVGGTCYVYYEDDEDDAYYSTVYITDATQSVDAATTITSTRTVQATVVV, from the coding sequence ATGTCcaatttaattaaatttatttctaccattttccttttatttttcCTAACTGACGCTTCCGATGTTAGAATGTTTACTTCTGATGGTGTTGTATACAGTTACAAAGTTGTCACGAGTACTATAAAACCCGCTACAGTAATCGTCCTTACTTCTTCTTATACTACTACTATTGTGAGAAAAACTACTTTGGCAAACTCTCAAGTTGCAACTACCACAGAAGAAATCACAACTGAAACTACAATTACATCCTCATCCACTAGGAGCACAGCTACTCCTACTACGGCTACCagtatttcttcttcacctGAATCATCCAGTGTCGCTTCTTACAAAAGTTCTCCAAGTGTTCTGACCCCTACAACTACTGCTAAAACTTCCATAATTGCTTCTTCTACATCCATCAAAGCTGCTACTACTTCTTCCACATCTATCAATGCTGATACTACTTCTTCTACATCTACCAATGCTGTCACTAGTTCTTCTACATCTACCAATGCTGTCACTAGTTCTTCTACATCTACCAATGCTGTCACTAGTTCTTCTACAGTTACGAATGCTGCCACTAGTTCTACCGCCCCAAGTCAAACCGCCTCCACTGCTATTTTGACTACAAGTGTCGATTCTGTCGGAGGTACGTGCTATGTCTACTACGAagacgatgaagatgatgctTATTATAGCACAGTATACATCACCGATGCTACCCAATCTGTCGATGCTGCAACAACAATAACGAGTACAAGAACGGTACAAGCTACTGTGGTGGTTTAA
- the CHS7 gene encoding Chs7p (similar to Saccharomyces cerevisiae CHS7 (YHR142W); ancestral locus Anc_2.94) has product MGISNFADICSRTPLPLCSLIKSKTHLALTNLTDINNYDITTFNVGILPRCYARSVDIANTLIFDIGNAFINIGALIVILIIIYNIRQKYTAIGRSEYLYFFQLTLLLIIFTLVVDCGVSPPGSPSYPYFVALQIGFAGASCWSLLINGLLGFNIWEDGTYKSMTLVRGFSFLGFAANFLASILTFKDWIQDHEMGSTNATAMVVVVYIVNAVILLVYVICQLLISLFVVKNLWVTGSIILGVFFFVMGQIIVFALSTPICEKFQHYLDGLFFGSLCNIFALMMLYKTWDMTTDDDLEFSVSINKEGDVFYNNGY; this is encoded by the coding sequence ATGGGTATAAGCAATTTTGCAGATATTTGTTCGAGGACCCCGTTACCACTATGCTCACTCATTAAATCGAAGACACATTTGGCTCTAACGAATCTGACCGATATTAACAATTATGATATAACGACTTTTAATGTAGGTATATTGCCACGATGCTATGCAAGATCCGTTGACATTGCTAACACCTTAATATTCGATATAGGTAATGCTTTCATCAACATTGGTGCGCTAATAGTCATCTTAATTATCATCTATAACATTAGACAAAAATATACAGCAATCGGCAGATCAGAATATCTatatttcttccaattaACTTTATTACTGATTATTTTTACTCTAGTTGTAGATTGTGGCGTTTCCCCACCTGGTTCCCCATCATACCCGTACTTTGTAGCATTACAGATCGGATTTGCAGGAGCAAGTTGTTGGTCACTTTTGATAAATGGTCTTCTAGGTTTCAATATCTGGGAAGACGGAACATATAAATCCATGACCTTGGTTAGAGGGTTTTCCTTCTTGGGGTTTGCTGCCAATTTTTTAGCGTCGATCTTAACTTTCAAAGATTGGATTCAAGATCACGAAATGGGGAGTACAAATGCAACTGCAATGGTTGTAGTAGTTTACATTGTAAACGCTGTAATTCTTCTGGTCTACGTCATCTGTCAACTATTAATATCACTATTTGTGGTTAAGAATCTGTGGGTTACAGGATCCATTATACTAGgtgttttcttcttcgtgATGGGTCAAATAATAGTGTTTGCATTATCAACACCAATTTGTGAAAAGTTCCAGCACTATTTAGACGGGCTCTTCTTTGGAAGTTTATGCAACATTTTTGCCCTAATGATGCTTTACAAGACCTGGGACATGACCACAGACGATGATTTAGAATTCAGTGTTAGCATCAATAAAGAAGGTGATGTCTTCTACAACAACGGATACTAA
- the RPL42B gene encoding 60S ribosomal protein eL42 (similar to Saccharomyces cerevisiae RPL42B (YHR141C) and RPL42A (YNL162W); ancestral locus Anc_2.95) has product MVNVPKTRKTYCKGKACRKHTQHKVTQYKAGKASLFAQGKRRYDRKQSGFGGQTKPVFHKKAKTTKKVVLRLECVNCKTKAQLTLKRCKHFELGGEKKQKGAALQF; this is encoded by the exons ATGG TTAACGTTCCAAAGACTAGAAAGACCTACTGTAAGGGTAAGGCCTGTCGTAAGCACACCCAACACAAAGTTACTCAATACAAGGCTGGTAAGGCTTCTTTATTTGCTCAAGGTAAGAGACGTTATGACCGTAAACAATCTGGTTTTGGTGGTCAAACTAAGCCAGTTTTCCACAAGAAAGCCAAGACTACCAAGAAGGTTGTGTTAAGATTAGAATGTGTCAACTGTAAGACCAAGGCCCAATTAACTTTGAAGAGATGTAAGCATTTCGAATTAGGTggtgaaaagaaacaaaaggGTGCTGCTTTACAATTCTAA
- the KAFR0F00490 gene encoding uncharacterized protein (similar to Saccharomyces cerevisiae YHR140W; ancestral locus Anc_2.97) — translation MTSSTRTDSAHAKIIPKPTFGSLFINTCCLLITSWGLKWATTIILPPSLSKAGHKQFLTNISVIVTMANNVINILNWFIQRFSQSVELSHRFDFISRHLTLPIALVLESIVPVVYWPLRLFALKLIMQNVPEHISPIPIPVDISIHLVPIVFLLGDHYLSGSGLKFKISNFKAWLLVTLLGAAYYKYLQVLIDPSRGQVYPYPFLDVNEPYRSVIFVIVSSVGWGFYTLYQNFPPKALKPYISSKKEY, via the coding sequence ATGACTTCTTCCACACGTACTGATTCTGCTCATGCAAAAATTATCCCCAAACCCACTTTTGGCTCCCTTTTCATTAATACTTGTTGTCTATTAATAACTTCATGGGGTCTCAAATGGGCTACTACGATTATACTACCACCAAGTCTAAGTAAAGCCGGCcataaacaatttttgactAATATCTCAGTCATCGTTACCATGGCAAATAATGTCATCAACATTTTAAATTGGTTCATTCAGAGATTTTCACAATCAGTAGAACTCTCCCATAGGTTCGATTTCATTAGTAGACATCTCACTTTACCAATAGCTTTGGTGTTGGAGTCTATCGTCCCAGTAGTTTACTGGCCATTGAGACTCTTTGCATTGAAACTCATCATGCAGAACGTACCGGAACATATATCACCTATTCCAATCCCTGTAGATATATCCATCCATTTGGTACCAATCGTTTTCCTTTTAGGTGACCATTACCTCTCTGGATCAGGgttgaaattcaaaatttccaacTTTAAGGCATGGCTCCTTGTAACGTTGTTAGGCGCCGCTTATTACAAGTACTTACAAGTTTTGATTGATCCATCAAGAGGTCAAGTATATCCTTATCCATTCCTAGATGTGAACGAACCTTATAGATCTGTTATTTTCGTTATTGTCAGTTCTGTAGGCTGGGGTTTCTACACTCTTTATCAAAACTTCCCTCCAAAGGCTCTCAAACCTTATATTTCCTCTAAGAAGGAAtactaa
- the SPS100 gene encoding Sps100p (similar to Saccharomyces cerevisiae SPS100 (YHR139C) and YGP1 (YNL160W); ancestral locus Anc_2.98), whose amino-acid sequence MKVVNFLSVLLLTITSFATATPFKYHHAKRQQFLPNGTFGGGGGMNGTGGANGTTGANGTNATNATNGTVGAGAGGLSNITQPGFQPNGTITNNPQGVQIFITGGDTDIHTNDSVTVVSNSTNLNITQMYDLAANVNQSLTQNTSKAIIIIAADESINEVAFFSSVVFATNKTIVITNTDFVLAKIVAEDPNSQKRGPLIVINGLIFSASLPLWAGPVGVFGSNLHPIFFFDACQPMLTGTNSTIRTNFSNFTSVHTNFSASVPIIFQESLQVTLNSTLSSSIDGLIIVRSSSVNQTGLIISNASSSSTSSSGGASSNTTGGTSINNTVTVPASLNFTWPLPANLTGNSSSLSNATITASNSSTINVPIVYVQQKLFSGSSSSSGGSSSGGSSSSSSGSSSEIANNTGVQYGTNTITIPSNFTVPVNTTLPSNVIPGGYLTPEQAQVLLSIALANGVNDTTSLKSIFPTSD is encoded by the coding sequence atgaaagtcGTTAACTTTCTTTCGGTGCTTCTATTGACTATTACTTCCTTCGCGACCGCGACACCATTCAAATATCATCATGCCAAGAGACAACAATTCTTGCCAAATGGTACTTTTGGTGGAGGCGGAGGTATGAACGGTACAGGTGGTGCCAATGGTACTACTGGCGCTAATGGAACCAACGCCACCAATGCTACAAATGGTACTGTTGGTGCAGGTGCAGGTGGACTAAGTAACATAACTCAGCCAGGCTTCCAACCAAATGGTACCATAACTAACAATCCACAAGGTGTACAAATCTTTATTACAGGTGGTGACACCGACATTCATACGAATGACTCGGTCACCGTGGTTTCTAACTCGActaatttgaatataacTCAAATGTACGACTTGGCAGCTAATGTGAATCAATCGTTAACTCAGAATACATCGAAGGccattattatcattgcTGCAGATGAATCCATAAATGAGGTGGCATTCTTCAGCTCCGTGGTATTCGCAACAAATAAAACAATTGTAATCACTAATACGGACTTCGTTTTGGCTAAGATCGTAGCTGAGGATCCAAATTCACAAAAGCGTGGTCCTTTGATTGTCATAAATGGTCTGATCTTTTCAGCTTCGTTACCATTATGGGCTGGTCCTGTTGGTGTCTTTGGTAGTAACTTACAtccaattttcttcttcgacGCATGTCAGCCAATGCTCACTGGTACTAACTCAACTATTAGGACTAATTTCAGTAATTTCACCTCGGTACACACAAACTTCAGTGCTTCTGTTCCAATTATCTTCCAGGAGAGCTTACAAGTCACTTTGAATTCGACATTGAGTTCGAGCATTGACGGGTTAATTATTGTTAGATCATCTAGTGTGAATCAAACAGGTCTCATCATATCTAATGCTTCGAGCTCTTCAACTTCCTCCTCCGGAGGTGCTTCTAGTAACACTACTGGCGGTACCAGTATCAACAACACTGTTACAGTGCCAGCTTCCCTCAACTTCACATGGCCTCTACCGGCAAATCTCACAGGTAACAGTTCTAGCCTTTCTAACGCTACCATTACAGCATCTAACTCATCCACTATTAATGTTCCTATCGTTTATGTTCAACAGAAGTTGTTCTCCGGCAGTAGCTCATCAAGTGGCGGTTCTTCATCTGGAGGCAGTTCTTCAAGCAGTAGCGGTTCGTCTAGTGAAATCGCCAACAATACAGGCGTTCAATATGGTACGAATACAATTACAATTCCTTCTAACTTTACTGTCCCAGTAAACACCACTTTACCAAGCAACGTTATTCCAGGAGGCTACTTGACACCAGAACAAGCACAGGTCTTATTGAGCATTGCTCTAGCTAATGGTGTTAATGACACGACTTCATTAAAGTCCATTTTCCCAACTTCTGACTAG
- the KAFR0F00510 gene encoding uncharacterized protein (similar to Saccharomyces cerevisiae YHR138C; ancestral locus Anc_2.100): MNCKLILIFLLSIFILPMSSSAKSTTSYILSVDTGDNANTQSTTNLVSEVKSLVSKFQGKITHDYKLINGFSFEIYDKYVPTLKTEINAISDKFGMGINLEEDKEVHAFNNLGKH; this comes from the exons ATGAATTGCAAACTAATTCTCATATTCCTGCTCTCGATATTCATTCTCCCCATGTCTTCTTCAGCAA AATCCACAACATCATACATCTTAAGCGTTGACACCGGAGATAATGCAAACACACAATCCACCACAAATTTGGTCAGCGAAGTTAAAAGCCTTGTAAGTAAGTTCCAAGGCAAAATAACGCATGACTACAAACTAATTAACGGATTTAGTTTTGAGATATACGATAAGTACGTTCCCACTCTCAAAACAGAGATAAATGCCATCAGCGACAAATTTGGTATGGGGATCaatttggaagaagatAAGGAAGTGCACGCTTTTAACAATCTAGGCAAACATTGA
- the YCK1 gene encoding serine/threonine protein kinase YCK1 (similar to Saccharomyces cerevisiae YCK1 (YHR135C) and YCK2 (YNL154C); ancestral locus Anc_2.105) translates to MKVNTPTTSTAVAASAANTMAMNQLMNQSRQNYDNISSASSSNYNANSSNDSTIVGLHYKIGKKIGEGSFGVIFEGVNMINGAPVAIKFEPRKTEAPQLKDEYRTYKILTGSKNIPMAYYFGQEGLHNILVIDLLGPSLEDLFEWCGRKFSIKTVVQVAVQMISLLEELHNHDLIYRDIKPDNFLIGRPGQSDANEIHLIDLGMAKQYRDPKTKQHIPYREKKSLSGTARYMSINTHLGREQSRRDDMESLGHVFFYFLRGQLPWQGLKAPNNKLKYEKIGEKKRSTNVYDLAQGLPVQFGRYLEIVRNLSFDETPDYDGYRKLIFSVLDDLNLAPDGQYDWMKLNGGRGWDLSINRKPNLHGYGHPTPPNDKSRKHRTNKQLQPLQVPPTQQQQAPLPQPPQPPQPYDKLDPNSYEAYQQQIQQRYIKQQNQLRLKQQQQQMQQQQLHAQQQQQLQRQQQQLQQNRYVMQQDPTRLLSQQEQAARHVNNTNKNYKQNSTNDSVSENQGFFSKFACC, encoded by the coding sequence ATGAAGGTCAACACACCAACGACATCCACAGCTGTTGCTGCTTCCGCCGCAAACACTATGGCTATGAATCAACTAATGAATCAATCCCGCCAGAATTATGACAACATATCGTCTGCGTCGTCTTCTAATTACAATGCAAACAGCAGTAACGATTCTACTATAGTGGGTTTACATTACAAGATCGGTAAGAAAATCGGTGAAGGTTCCTTTGGTGTCATTTTCGAAGGTGTTAATATGATCAATGGTGCCCCCGTAgcaatcaaatttgaacCAAGAAAAACTGAAGCACCACAGTTGAAAGATGAATATCGTACTTATAAAATACTAACGGGATCTAAAAATATCCCCATGGCTTACTATTTTGGTCAAGAAGGTTTGCATAATATATTGGTTATCGATCTTTTAGGTCCCTCCTTAGAGGATCTTTTTGAATGGTGCGgtagaaaattttccatCAAGACAGTGGTTCAGGTTGCTGTGCAAATGATCTCTCTATTGGAAGAGTTACATAATCATGACCTAATTTATAGGGATATCAAGCCTGACAATTTCTTAATCGGCAGACCAGGTCAATCTGATGCTAAtgaaattcatttaattgATCTCGGTATGGCCAAACAGTACAGAGATCCAAAGACTAAACAACATATTCCTTACCGTGAAAAGAAATCTCTAAGCGGTACTGCACGTTACATGTCAATTAATACTCATTTAGGAAGAGAACAAAGTAGGAGAGATGATATGGAATCACTTGGTCATGTATTCTTTTATTTCCTAAGAGGTCAACTACCTTGGCAAGGGCTAAAGGCtccaaataataaattgaaatatgaaaaaattggagagaagaaaagatcGACAAACGTTTATGATCTAGCACAAGGTTTACCGGTTCAGTTTGGTCGTTACTTAGAAATAGtaagaaatttatcatttgatGAAACTCCTGATTATGATGGATATagaaaattgattttctcAGTATTGGATGATCTAAACCTTGCACCAGATGGTCAATACGATtggatgaaattaaatggTGGCCGTGGCTGGGATCTATCAATTAATAGAAAACCAAATTTACACGGTTATGGTCATCCAACTCCACCAAATGACAAGTCAAGAAAGCATAGAACCAATAAACAACTTCAACCATTACAAGTACCACCAACACAGCAGCAACAAGCACCACTACCACAACCACCACAACCACCACAACCATATGATAAGTTAGATCCAAATTCATATGAAGCTTATCAACAACAGATACAGCAAAGGTATATAAAGCAACAAAACCAATTAAGATtgaaacaacaacagcagcaaATGCAACAACAGCAATTACACGcgcaacaacagcaacaactTCAGCgccaacaacaacaattacAACAGAATAGATACGTTATGCAACAAGATCCTACAAGACTACTATCACAACAAGAGCAAGCTGCTCGTCATGTTAATAATACTAACAAGAACTATAAGCAAAATAGCACTAACGACTCAGTTTCCGAAAATCAAGGATTTTTCAGTAAATTTGCTTGCTGTTAA